A region of the Clostridium estertheticum subsp. estertheticum genome:
GATAATCTTATTGTTGAGGATAGTAGAAAAATAGAAAGAGTAAAAAATTTCTCTCTTGAAGTTAGAAAAGGAGAAATAGTTGGTATTGCTGGGATTGATGGTAATGGCCAAAAGGAGCTTGTTGAAGCAATAACTTGTCTTAAAAAAGTGAAATCGGGGAAAATTTCTATAGATGGAGTAGAATTACAAAACACAACGCCACATAATGTCATTGAACATGGAATTTGTACCATACATGAAGATAGACAAAAGAGGGGGCTCATTCTTGATTTCACTGTGAAGTATAACTTTATAACTGAAAAGTATAATAAGTCTAGATTCTCAAAGCACTTTATTTTAAATAATAAAGCAATAAATAAATTCACTAAGGATTCTATCAAGAAGTATGATATTAGACCAGAAGATTGTGCATCAAAACCTGTGAGTGCATTGTCTGGTGGTAATCAGCAAAAGGTAGTAATTGCAAGGGAACTTTCTAATGACCCATTGCTTCTTATTGCATTTCAACCAACAAGGGGACTTGATGTAGGAGCTATAGAGTTTGTACATAGTACGCTTGTGAAACATCGTGATAGTGGGCATTCGATTTTGCTTATTTCATTTGAACTTGATGAAATTATAAATGTTGCTGACAGAATTTGTGTTTTATATGATGGACAGATAGTAGCCGAGTTTTTACAAGGTGAAGTCGACGAAAAGCTGATTGGTCTTCTAATGGCAGGAGGGGAAAAGAAAAATGAAATATAAAATCGCTCAATTGCTAAATAAGGCGGTCACCAAAATAATTCTTGCTATAATACTTGGTTTTATAGTGGGAGCCATTGTACTCGCCTTTGCTGGTTATAATCCATTTGATTGTTATTCTATGATGGTTACGAGTATTTTCTCAAGTCCACTCAATATAGTTCAGGTTGTGATTTTGACAATGCCCAATATTCTAACCGGTCTTAGTGTTGCTTTTGCATTTAAGACAGGACTTTTCAATATCGGAGCTGAGGGTCAATACCTTGTGGGAGCAATGGCAGCTGTTATAATTGGCAGCAAACTCAATTTGCCACCAGGTATAAATATAATCGTAATAATGATTGTCGCTATTCTTGCTGCTGGGTTGTATGGAGCCTTTGCTGGACTGCTTAAAGCAAAGTTTGGTATTCATGAAGTTATAACAACAATTATGTTAAACTGGATAGCCTTATACTTTAATAACTATCTAATATCAGTACCAGGAATCGGAATAAAAAATACACAATATTCTGTTGCTATTAATCACAATGCCTGGACAAATTTACTTGTTAATTGGAAAGAAACACCACATGGTCAGGCTTTTTTAGCAAGTCATCAAACACTATCTACAATATTACTTGCAACCGATATAAATTATGGAATTATTATAGCTATAGCTGTTGCCATACTTATATGGTTCGTATTGTATAAAACAACATTTGGATACCAGGTTAGAGCTGTAGGACTTAACAAAGATGCAGCTGAATTTGCTGGAATTGGCGTTAAGAAAAATATTATTATGACTATGTTTATTGCTGGTGGGCTTGCAGGACTTGCAGGTGCTCTCCAAATGGCAGGTTCTCTTCCTCATGCACTAGTAACTCTCGCAGCTTCACCAGGATATGGATTTAATGGCATAACTGTGGCACTTATGGCTAATAGTTCACCTGTGGGATGTATATTTACCGCACTTCTTTTATCAGGGCTTCAGTTTGGTGGAAGCACAATACAGATGAACCTTGGTGCACCGTCAGAGGTAGTTAATATAATGATTGGTGTTATTGTGTTCTTTGTTGCAGTAGCTTCTATGTTTACTATGATATCCGAAAAGATGAAGAAGAGGAGGGTGAAAAATGGGCACTAGTATATTACTAGCATTAAGTATTACGCTTATGTATTCTGCACCGTTAATGTTCGCTGGTCTTGGAGGGGTAATATCCGAGAATGCTGGTGTAGTAAATATCGGTATTGAGGGAATGATGACAATTGGAGCATTTGCAGGGGCGACGGTGGGTTATTTCACGGCGAGTCCATGGCTTGGTTTTTTGGCTGGAGGACTAGCAGGAGGACTGCTTGCTTTAATACATGCGGTTGCTTGTATTTCCTTTAGGGCAGATCAAACTATATCAGGTGTTGCTATTAACTTCCTTGGACCAGGAATTGCACTATTTCTTGGAAGAAAATTATTTGAAGGAAGTACAATGACAAAACCAGTTCCGAATCTAATGCCAACTTTATTTGGTGACTATGCAACGAACTCATCAAACTTATTTTTAAAAACATTAAATGTGAGACTTACTATACCTATAGTTTTCATTCTTGTTTTTATTATGTGGTTTGTGTTATATAAGACAAGTTTTGGACTTCGAATTAGATCAGTAGGTGAAAATCCAGCTGCTGCAGATACTCTTGGAATAAATGTAAATAAAGTAAAGTACCTGTCTGTATTTACATCGGGAATTCTTTCTGGATTTGGAGGAGCTGCAATGACTTTGGCTGTGGTTAACTGTTTTACACAATCTACTATATCGGGGCAAGGTTTTATAGCTCTTGCCGCAGTTATTTTTGGAAAATGGAAACCACAGGGTACAATGGCTGCATGTCTTCTCTTTGGATTTGCTCAGGCTTTGGTTGTAATTCTTGGTGGAAGTACATCGATAATCCAGATTCCACCATCAATCCTATCAATGCTACCTTATGTTTTAACCTTGATTATATTAGTCGTTTTTGTTGGGAACTCCACAGCTCCTAAGGCTGATGGTATACCTTATTATAAGGGTAAATAATCACGAAACATATCTATACAAGTTAATTAGACCCTCTGGTATTTTATTACTGGAGGGATTAATAGACATTTAATGTTTAAAACTGAATTTGTAAAAAGAAATTATAGATAAATAGAGCTTGCGGATAATAATCTGCTAGCTCTATTTTTTTTATTCATATATTCTAAATATCATTAGGAAGAGTAGATTCCCTTATTATTAATTGATATTCTGAGTAAGTTTTTTTGTTTATCGGATATTTTTCGTGTAATATGTCAATGAATAGGTGGCCGGATTTTTGTCCGAGTTCAAACAGATTTTGGTCTATTGTACTTAAAGAGGGCGTAGTAAGCGAAGAAACTTCAATATTACTAAAACCCATAATAGATACTTGCTCAGGTATTTTTACACCATATCTTAATAATTCCCTTAAAGCACCAATAGCGATAGTATCAGAAGAACATATAACAATATAGGGATATGGTAAATTTCTTTCAAAGAGCTCCTTTGCAGCAGCTTTCCCTCCAGAATAACTATGACTACAATTAATAATATTATCATTTGAAAAATCTAAATTGTGTTTTTCAAAAAAAAATTTGAATGCATTTATTTTTACAGTTGTAGTTTTCCAAGTGGGGTCTCCCAGGATATATGTATTAAGATTATTTCCAGGCTTAAAATAGGATAGAGTATCATAGACAGCCTTACCTTCATCAACTAAGATTGAGAACATCTTTTGCCCTCCCTTTATAAAGCTATTAACTAAAACAATTGGGTGAGTGGTGCTTAAATTTATTAGGAAACTAGCATTATTATCGTTAGAGGGTCTGCTTCCTACTATAATAAAACCATCCACAAATTTTTCAACAAGCATTTCTATTTCTTTTTTTTCAGTATCTGCATTATTTGCTGTAGAGCATAGTATAAGTTTATAACCATTTTTTTGACAGGCAACTTCAATACCTTTAACAACCTCTGCAAAAAAAGGATTTACTATATCTGCAATTATTACACCGATAGTTTTCATACTAATATTATTCATTCCTCTGGCGTATGCATTTGGAATATATCCTTTATCTTTTATTATTTCTAGAATTCTTTGTTTGGTGTCCTCTTTAACTGAACCATTTTTATTTATAACACGAGATACAGTAGCCACTGATACTCCGGCATCCCTTGCTAAGTCATACATAGTGTAACTCATAAAGCACATCCTTTAATAATATAAAAACGTAAATTGTTACTTTTTTTATATTATATATCAATCATGATTAGAATGAAAGTATAACAAAAATGTAACTGGTTACATTTTTATTTAAAATAGTATTTACAATGTTTAATTTATAGGCTATTATATGTGTAAAGGTTTAAATGATTAAAACGCTAGGCTTATATGTGTCAAAGTAATTTAATAGTTGTGGTTTTTATAAGTTAAGTACAAGTATGAAGTGAAATGTAACTGGTTACATAAAATACAATGAATAAATAAAAAAATACTAATTATTAATTAGATAGGGGTGAGTTTTTATGAATGTGAGTAATAAAATAGAAAAGGTTGATAACAAAGGTGAGTATATTGATATTGTTACTGACGGAGGAAAATTCAGAATTATGTTTTTGAAAAGTGATATAGTTCGTATAAGATGTACCTTTGATAAGGAGTTTCCAAAAGAGGCATCTTATGCATTAGTTATGACAGCATGGGAAGATAAAATGGATTCTGTAATGTCCGAAGAAAGAAAAAGAATAAAACCTTATATAGCAAAATTTGAGGAATTTAATGAATATGTTTGTTTAAAAACAGATTTGCTAAAGATTAATATAAATAAGGAACCTTTTGCAATTGAAATATTTAACAATGAAAGTAAGCTGTTACATTCGGATTTAAAAGAAAAGTCTTATTTAAAAGATGAGAATGGAAGGTTAAGTCATTACTCCTGTATAAATGACAATGATTCTTTTTATGGCTTTGGTGAAAAGACAGGATATATAAACAAATCTAAAAGACGAATGAGAATGAATAATGTGGATACTTTGGGCTATGATTCACAGCGGTCAGACCCACTTTATAAACATATACCTTTCTATATAAAACTTAATAAAACAAATAAAATTGCATGTGGATTATTTTATAACAATTCATATTCATCTATTTTTGATATGGGTTGTGAAAGAAGTGGGTACTGGGATAAATATAGTTATTTTTCTACTGAAGGTGGCGAGTTAGATTTATTTTTCATGTATGGACCAGATATTAAAGATGTAGTACGTAATTATACAGATTTAACCGGGAAAACTGCATTACCTCCATTGTATTCCTTAGGATATTTTGGCTCAACTATGTTTTATACGGAGTTACAAAATGATTGTGACAAAGCGATTTTGGACTTTATTGATAAAACAAAGAAAGAGGATATTCCCTGTGATGGATTTTTTCTATCCTCAGGTTATACCACAGGAGAAGATGGAAAAAGGCATGTATTTAACTGGAATAATAATCGCTTTCCTTGTCCTGAAAAATTTGTAAATAAGATGAAGGAAAGAGGTGCAGATATTTCTCCGAATATTAAACCTGGCATGCTTATAACTAATCCCTTATATGAGGAGTTTAAATCTGCAAAGGCTTATATAATGGATGAAAATGGGAAAGAACCTCATGAAGACAGATTTTGGGGCGGAAAAGCTTCCTTTCTTGATTTTACTAACCCAAAAGCTAGAGAATTATGGAAAAAGCACCTCAAACAATCATTTATAGATAAAGGTATTGTCTGTATTTGGAATGATAATAATGAGTATGAAATAAACAATTCTAAAGCTTTATGTGAATTTGAGGGTGAGAAAATTACAATAAACGCTATAAGACCATTAATGCCTAATTTAATGGCAATGGCTGCAAAGCAAGCGCTTAAGGAAAGCTGTCCGGATGTAAGACCTTATATTACAAATAGAGCTGGTTTTGCTGGGATCCAAAGATATGCTCAAACATGGGCTGGTGACAATAGTACAAGCTGGCATAGTTTGAAATTTAACATCCCGGTAATACTCGGAATGGGTTTATCAGGAGTGGCAAATCAAGGTTGTGACATTGGTGGATTTTATGGTCCAGCTCCAGAACCAGAATTATATGTTAGGTGGGTTCAACATGGAATATTTCAACCAAGGTTCTCAATACATTCATGTAATACAGATAATACAGTAACAGAACCTTGGATGTATCCTTCTTACACAAAATATATAAGGGATGCAATAAAACTCAGATATAATTTAGCACCTTATTTATACTCTTTACTATTTGAAGCTTCTACAGAGGGGTCACCAATAATGAGGCCATTGTTTTATGAATTTCAAGAAGATACAAATACTTATGATGAGAGCTTTGACTTTATGTATGGTAAATCAATGTTAGTCGCAAGTATTTATGATAAGGGAGCAACTACAAGAAAGATTTATTTGCCGAAAGGGTGCATGTGGTACGATTGGTACACTAAAAAAATGTATGAAGGTGGGCAAACAATAGAAATTGAAACTTCTATTGATAAAATACCATTATTCTTTAGAAGTGGCTCTATAATACCACTTTCAGAAGATATAATGAATTTGCATTTGCAAAATATTGATAGTTTAAATATATTAGTAGAACCTTGGCAAGATTGTGAATTCACATTATATGAAGATGATGGTACCTCTAATAAATATCTTAAGGGTGAATATTTGAAAACTTGCATCAAAGTAAAAAGTGATGAACATGGAGATGTAGAAGTTGATTTTAATAAAGAAGGATCCTACGTTACAAAGGTTGAAAACTTAAATTTAAGTGTAATATGTAGAGAACTAGCCCCAGTTAATATAGCTGTAGATAACAAAAATATTATATTTTACTTAGATAGAGGAAGCTTTGAAAGCAGTCAAGAGGGTTGGTATTTTGATAATGAACAAAAAACAGTAAAAATAAAGTATAACAACCATTTAGGTAATTACAAGGTAAGCATTAGTTATGCTGTAAAAGATCTAATTTCAATATAAGAAAGATGAGATCAGTGTTACTGAAAAACAATTAGTATATCGTATATTATGAAAATTAATATTTAAGCAAAATACTATGTATAATTGTATATTACAAATTGCAGACTAATTTATTTTTATATAAAAGAAAAAGTGATAGGAGGATTTAATATGTTATTAAAACAGTTTTTATCTATAGAAAAAGTTGAGAATGGCTACTATGTGAAAGGGGATACGGCAGATATTAAGATGATTTTTATGACGAATGATATTATACGAGTCCGAGTATCATTTGATAAAAAGTGGCAGGAAGAATCTTATACACTAGTTATGACAGCTTGGAAAGATCGTTTAGATTACATGTTTCCAGAAGAGCGTAAACAAATAAAGGCGTTGGATATTCCTTTTGAAGAGACAGAAAAAGAAATTACATTTTATACAAAAACGTTGAAATTTGTAATGTTTAAATCTCCACTACATTTTTGTATATATAAATTAAATGGAGTGAAGCTATATAGTGATGTTCCAGAGAGAGCTTTTGAGTGTGATCATCTAGGACGAATTTCCCATTATAATGAGATAGACTTCAAAAATGATCATTTTTATGGGTTCGGTGAAAAAACAGGATATTTAGATAAAATTGGCAAAAGGATGCGTATGACACCTAAGGATGCAATTGGCCATGATCCAGAATTTGGGGATCCTTTATATAAGCATATCCCATTTTATCTAAAGTTAAACAATAGTAACCGTCATACTCTAGGATTATTTTATCATAATTCCTATGATTCCGTATTTGATATGGGGAATGAAATTAGTGGTTATTGGCATCGATATAGTTACTATCAGGCTGATGGAGGAGATATTGATTTATTTTTTATTAATGGACCATCAGTTGAACAAGTTTTAGACAATTATACAAAGTTAACAGGAAAGCAGGCAATGCCTCCAAAACAAAGCTTAGGGTATACAGCTTCTACTATGTATTATGCTGAACTTGAGAAAGATTGTGACAAGGAAATATATGAAGTCATTCAGAAATATTTTGATGAAGAGATGTATATAGATAACTTTAAGTTGGCATCTGGTTATTCTTCTGGAGAAAAAGACAATCTAAGATATACCTTTAATTGGAATAGAAAGCGATTTCCTAATCCTAAGGATTTTTTTCGGAAAATGAATGAACTAGGTATTAATGTGATACCTAATTTAAAACCAGGTATTTTACCTAATCATCCTTACAAAGACGAATTTGAAAAAAATGATGTATTTGTTAAAAGTCCAGATGGAAAAGAAGATTATGTTGGTCGTTGGTGGGGAGGTGCTGGAAGATTTATAGATTTTACTAATCCTTCCGGCAGAGAAATATGGAAAAACTTGCTTAAAGAAACTATTTTAAGTAAAGGAGCTACAACTGTGTGGAATGACAATTGTGAATATGATGGTGTAGAAGATCGTAATGCTATATGTGATTTCGATGGAAAAAAAGGCACAATGGCTCAGCTAAAAATTATACATTCAAATTTGATGGCTTACGTTGGAACACAAGCTATTTCTGAACTTTATCCAAATCGTCGTCCATATATTATCAACCGCGCTGGATTTGCAGGAATTCAGAGATATGCACAAACATGGGCAGGAGATAACTTGACGGATTGGCGTACATTAAAATTTAATATAGCAACTATTGTTGGAATGGGATTGTCTGGAGTGGCAAATACAGGTTGTGACATAGGAGGTTTTGCTGGAGGTGCTCCAGAGGGAGAACTCTTGCTGCGATGGATACAAAATGGTATATTCCAGCCAAGATTTTGTATTAATTCAGCCAACAATGATAATACTGTTACTCAACCATTTATGTATGAAGAAAATAATGAATTTGTGCGTAATGCATATAGCCAGCGATATAGGATGTTACCATACCTGTATTCTTTGATGTACGAAGCTCATATTACTGGTAAACCACTAATGCGTCCACTGTTTATGGAGTTCCAGGATGATATTAATTGCTATGATGATCAATATATGACTTTTATGTTTGGACCATCAGTCCTAGTAGCAAATGTGTTGGAAAAGGGAGCGGAATCAAGAAAGATTTATTTACCAGAAGGTTGTACTTGGTATGATATGAATCAAAATATGGCTGAATATAAAGGAGGACAAGTAGTAGAAATTCCGGTTACACTTAACAGTATTCCTATGTTCCTAAGAGGTAATGGGATTTTTATAACAAATGAAGATGTAAAACATATTGCTACTGATAAAATGAAGAGTTTAGATATTTTAATTGGTGGAGAATCAGAAGGAAGTTTCCATTTTTATGATGATGATGGTATAACTAATGATTTTAAACAAGGTGTATATGAATATACAGAAATTAATGTAAATGGTGAGGCACGCAAACTAATTTCTTTTAAAACAACAGGAAGATATGAAAGTGGGATATCTAATCTTAAAATTAAATTAATAAATAAAGAGAAAGGTGCATATTGGGTTTCGGTGGAAAATGAAAGAATACCACGTTTTCTTAATAAGAGGTCATGGGAAAAAACAGAACAAGGATGGTATTATGAGTTGTCAGACAAGACAGTTTTAGTAAAATGCAAGAAACCAACAAAAAAGGAATTTGATATTATAGTTTCTTGTGAAAAATTTGATTTAATTGGTATGGCAGATTAGGGGTTTTATTATAAAAATAATCTAGCTACTAATTTTAGTAGCTAGATATATTAAATATAAGAAAGAGGAGTTAAATATGAAAACGTTTATAGACAAAGGCAGCTTTGAATAAAATAACATTTTGGTATTTAGGTAAATTGTTAATTATTTAAATAAATTAAATTGAAGAGAGGTAATTAAAATGTTAAAAAAATCTAAAAAGATTACAATAGGTGTGGGTCTTGGTTATGGATTAGTTGATGCTATGGGTGGAGGTGCTTTTACAATTATTAGTGCTTTTTTACTCTTCTTCTATATAACTTTTGCCGGATTATCGCCACTACAAGCAGCTTCTATTATTGCTATTGCTCGTATTGTGGATGCGATTGTTAGTTTAAGCATAGGTAGTATAACAGATAATTTTTATAAAACAAAATTAGGACAAAAGTTTGGACGTCGTCGTTTCTTTTTATTGATTGGGGTACCTTTAATGGCAGTTTATGCAACGTTATGGGTAACAGGTATGGGATACTTATATTATCTAATCTCTTATTTATTGTTTGAAATGATTGCTGCTATGATATTAATTCCATATGAAACATTGCCATCTGAAATGACAAAAGATTTCAATGAAAGAACTATACTTTCTACAGGGAGAATGTTTATTTCTGCTACAAGTACATTTTTCGCTACTTTTATTCCAGGACAATTGATTAAATATTTTGGTCAAAACAATTCATACGCATATTTTTTTAATGGATGTATATTTGCTATAGTATATGCTGTTTGTATATTTATAACATATAAGGTTACTTGGGAAAGAGAACCTTCACCTGAAATGGAAAAAGAATTATTAATTAAAACACGTGAACATAAAAGTTTTAAGCAGCACCTCGAAACTGTTGTTCATATATTTAATGATTACATATCTACATTTAAAATCAGGAGTTTTAGAAAACATTTAGCTATTTATATATTATCATTTACTGCTAAAGATGTATTTAATGCAACCTTCATATTTTTCTGTGTTTATGATTTAAAAGTTACAGCTACTCTCGCTGCTAATTTGCTTTCACTAAGTATTATCGGTATACCGGTGACTATCCTTGCAGGATTTTTGATGCTTAAGGTAGGCCCTTCTAATTTATTTAAGATAGCTTACTCTACAATGATTGTATGTTTACTCGGGTATTATGGTGTATATTTAATTAATCCAGTATCTAAAGTTGCTATTTTATTTATAATTTCCATTGTATATCAAATAGGCGTATGTGTATTAATATTCACTCCATGGAATGTATTCCCTTTCATTCCAGACGTAGATGAAATGGTTTTTAGAAAAAGACGAGAAGGACTTTTTGCAGCAGTTATGACTTTCACTAGAAAGAGTAGTGTAGCAATAGCTACACTTATCGTTGGACTTATATTGGAGTATGGAGGATTTGTTAAAGGTAAAACAACACAAACACCTCAAGTAATGCATGTAATTGCATATACCATGGTTATTGGATCTATTGTGTTACTTGTAATGGCGCTACTCATAACTTTTACTTTTAAATTAAATAAACAAACACATATCATATTAACAAAAGAAATTGAACGATTGAAAAATAATGGTTCAAAACTTGATGTTGATCCGAAAACAAAAGAAGTTGTTGAAGACCTTACTGGATATAAGTATGAAGATGTTTGGAAAGAAATAAGTTAGTAACATAAAATTGAATTTATGGTTTTTATAATAAATGAGAGGATAATAATAGTAGGGACACTTATAACATTCTAAAGTGTCCCTACTATTATTATCCCTGAAATTCTTATAAATCAAGATTTACTATAGTTCTACCTACTAGTTTTCCTTTAAGAATCATTTGAATTTTTGAATCTAAATTAGTTAGGCTTTCTTTCTGAACGTTTAAAGTTAAATTATCGGGTTTCCATTCATTTGAAAGCAAATTCCATAGCTTTAATCTTAAGTCCATAGGACATTGAACAGAATCTACCCCAAAGAGAGATATACCTCTAAGTATAAATGGGTATACAGTAGTTAAAAGTTCCGGAGAAGCAACATTTCCACAACAAGTTACACTTCCACCATATTTAGTGGATTTAAGTGCTGTTGCCAGAATAGTTCCACCGACGGTATCTATTACTCCAGCCCACCTCCCTTTTAGAAGAGTTCTTCCTGACTTATCATCTATTTCTCCTCTGAGAATTATATCTTTTGCTCCTATTCCTAATAACATATTTTTTGCCTCAGGTTTGCCTGTAGCGGCAATAACGCTGTATCCAAGTTTAGAGAGTATACTTACTGCACTGCTTCCTACTCCACCAGTTGCACCAGTTACTAATATATCTCCATTAGATGGAGTAATACCTGATGCTATTAGTTTATATACAGATAAAGCAGCTGTGAAACCTGCGGTTCCATATATCATACTTTCTATCAGCGAAAGATTTTCAGGTAACTTAACTACCCAGTCAGCAGGAACTCTGATATACTGGCCGTAACCTCCAGGGATGTTCATGCCTAAATCGTATCCTGTAACTATTACAGAATCTCCAACCTTAAAATTTTCATTTATACTTTCAACCACAATTCCTGCAGCATCTATTCCTGGTGTATGAGGATATTTTTTTGTTACTCCTTTATTGCCAGTTGCCGAAAGAGCATCTTTATAATTTATTGATGAATACTTTACATTAATTAAGATATCTCCCTCAGGAAGACTAGAAATATCTTTATCTACAATTTCGCTTGAGTAGGTAT
Encoded here:
- a CDS encoding TIM-barrel domain-containing protein — protein: MLLKQFLSIEKVENGYYVKGDTADIKMIFMTNDIIRVRVSFDKKWQEESYTLVMTAWKDRLDYMFPEERKQIKALDIPFEETEKEITFYTKTLKFVMFKSPLHFCIYKLNGVKLYSDVPERAFECDHLGRISHYNEIDFKNDHFYGFGEKTGYLDKIGKRMRMTPKDAIGHDPEFGDPLYKHIPFYLKLNNSNRHTLGLFYHNSYDSVFDMGNEISGYWHRYSYYQADGGDIDLFFINGPSVEQVLDNYTKLTGKQAMPPKQSLGYTASTMYYAELEKDCDKEIYEVIQKYFDEEMYIDNFKLASGYSSGEKDNLRYTFNWNRKRFPNPKDFFRKMNELGINVIPNLKPGILPNHPYKDEFEKNDVFVKSPDGKEDYVGRWWGGAGRFIDFTNPSGREIWKNLLKETILSKGATTVWNDNCEYDGVEDRNAICDFDGKKGTMAQLKIIHSNLMAYVGTQAISELYPNRRPYIINRAGFAGIQRYAQTWAGDNLTDWRTLKFNIATIVGMGLSGVANTGCDIGGFAGGAPEGELLLRWIQNGIFQPRFCINSANNDNTVTQPFMYEENNEFVRNAYSQRYRMLPYLYSLMYEAHITGKPLMRPLFMEFQDDINCYDDQYMTFMFGPSVLVANVLEKGAESRKIYLPEGCTWYDMNQNMAEYKGGQVVEIPVTLNSIPMFLRGNGIFITNEDVKHIATDKMKSLDILIGGESEGSFHFYDDDGITNDFKQGVYEYTEINVNGEARKLISFKTTGRYESGISNLKIKLINKEKGAYWVSVENERIPRFLNKRSWEKTEQGWYYELSDKTVLVKCKKPTKKEFDIIVSCEKFDLIGMAD
- a CDS encoding MFS transporter — encoded protein: MLKKSKKITIGVGLGYGLVDAMGGGAFTIISAFLLFFYITFAGLSPLQAASIIAIARIVDAIVSLSIGSITDNFYKTKLGQKFGRRRFFLLIGVPLMAVYATLWVTGMGYLYYLISYLLFEMIAAMILIPYETLPSEMTKDFNERTILSTGRMFISATSTFFATFIPGQLIKYFGQNNSYAYFFNGCIFAIVYAVCIFITYKVTWEREPSPEMEKELLIKTREHKSFKQHLETVVHIFNDYISTFKIRSFRKHLAIYILSFTAKDVFNATFIFFCVYDLKVTATLAANLLSLSIIGIPVTILAGFLMLKVGPSNLFKIAYSTMIVCLLGYYGVYLINPVSKVAILFIISIVYQIGVCVLIFTPWNVFPFIPDVDEMVFRKRREGLFAAVMTFTRKSSVAIATLIVGLILEYGGFVKGKTTQTPQVMHVIAYTMVIGSIVLLVMALLITFTFKLNKQTHIILTKEIERLKNNGSKLDVDPKTKEVVEDLTGYKYEDVWKEIS
- a CDS encoding TIM-barrel domain-containing protein; the protein is MNVSNKIEKVDNKGEYIDIVTDGGKFRIMFLKSDIVRIRCTFDKEFPKEASYALVMTAWEDKMDSVMSEERKRIKPYIAKFEEFNEYVCLKTDLLKININKEPFAIEIFNNESKLLHSDLKEKSYLKDENGRLSHYSCINDNDSFYGFGEKTGYINKSKRRMRMNNVDTLGYDSQRSDPLYKHIPFYIKLNKTNKIACGLFYNNSYSSIFDMGCERSGYWDKYSYFSTEGGELDLFFMYGPDIKDVVRNYTDLTGKTALPPLYSLGYFGSTMFYTELQNDCDKAILDFIDKTKKEDIPCDGFFLSSGYTTGEDGKRHVFNWNNNRFPCPEKFVNKMKERGADISPNIKPGMLITNPLYEEFKSAKAYIMDENGKEPHEDRFWGGKASFLDFTNPKARELWKKHLKQSFIDKGIVCIWNDNNEYEINNSKALCEFEGEKITINAIRPLMPNLMAMAAKQALKESCPDVRPYITNRAGFAGIQRYAQTWAGDNSTSWHSLKFNIPVILGMGLSGVANQGCDIGGFYGPAPEPELYVRWVQHGIFQPRFSIHSCNTDNTVTEPWMYPSYTKYIRDAIKLRYNLAPYLYSLLFEASTEGSPIMRPLFYEFQEDTNTYDESFDFMYGKSMLVASIYDKGATTRKIYLPKGCMWYDWYTKKMYEGGQTIEIETSIDKIPLFFRSGSIIPLSEDIMNLHLQNIDSLNILVEPWQDCEFTLYEDDGTSNKYLKGEYLKTCIKVKSDEHGDVEVDFNKEGSYVTKVENLNLSVICRELAPVNIAVDNKNIIFYLDRGSFESSQEGWYFDNEQKTVKIKYNNHLGNYKVSISYAVKDLISI
- a CDS encoding ABC transporter permease, which gives rise to MGTSILLALSITLMYSAPLMFAGLGGVISENAGVVNIGIEGMMTIGAFAGATVGYFTASPWLGFLAGGLAGGLLALIHAVACISFRADQTISGVAINFLGPGIALFLGRKLFEGSTMTKPVPNLMPTLFGDYATNSSNLFLKTLNVRLTIPIVFILVFIMWFVLYKTSFGLRIRSVGENPAAADTLGINVNKVKYLSVFTSGILSGFGGAAMTLAVVNCFTQSTISGQGFIALAAVIFGKWKPQGTMAACLLFGFAQALVVILGGSTSIIQIPPSILSMLPYVLTLIILVVFVGNSTAPKADGIPYYKGK
- a CDS encoding ABC transporter permease, with amino-acid sequence MKYKIAQLLNKAVTKIILAIILGFIVGAIVLAFAGYNPFDCYSMMVTSIFSSPLNIVQVVILTMPNILTGLSVAFAFKTGLFNIGAEGQYLVGAMAAVIIGSKLNLPPGINIIVIMIVAILAAGLYGAFAGLLKAKFGIHEVITTIMLNWIALYFNNYLISVPGIGIKNTQYSVAINHNAWTNLLVNWKETPHGQAFLASHQTLSTILLATDINYGIIIAIAVAILIWFVLYKTTFGYQVRAVGLNKDAAEFAGIGVKKNIIMTMFIAGGLAGLAGALQMAGSLPHALVTLAASPGYGFNGITVALMANSSPVGCIFTALLLSGLQFGGSTIQMNLGAPSEVVNIMIGVIVFFVAVASMFTMISEKMKKRRVKNGH
- a CDS encoding LacI family DNA-binding transcriptional regulator; amino-acid sequence: MSYTMYDLARDAGVSVATVSRVINKNGSVKEDTKQRILEIIKDKGYIPNAYARGMNNISMKTIGVIIADIVNPFFAEVVKGIEVACQKNGYKLILCSTANNADTEKKEIEMLVEKFVDGFIIVGSRPSNDNNASFLINLSTTHPIVLVNSFIKGGQKMFSILVDEGKAVYDTLSYFKPGNNLNTYILGDPTWKTTTVKINAFKFFFEKHNLDFSNDNIINCSHSYSGGKAAAKELFERNLPYPYIVICSSDTIAIGALRELLRYGVKIPEQVSIMGFSNIEVSSLTTPSLSTIDQNLFELGQKSGHLFIDILHEKYPINKKTYSEYQLIIRESTLPNDI